A window of the Alnus glutinosa chromosome 4, dhAlnGlut1.1, whole genome shotgun sequence genome harbors these coding sequences:
- the LOC133865591 gene encoding uncharacterized protein LOC133865591, which yields MVSMRFTSFILMIMVLHVRDSSAQTKAAGKELVTDHIKGLPTAGRRRMNVEEEIDGGVPAPAQLVRTRLGGRKMMIKGEGLKGDDSKIEGSAQYSVGNCTDGAKGILNVSRKVRKSGPRAMDVKIAGFAALNADYHVPKPHPPKNN from the exons ATGGTTTCCATGAGGTTCACTAGCTTTATACTGATGATCATGGTGCTACATGTAAGAGACTCTAGTGCCCAAACTAAAG CTGCGGGCAAAGAACTGGTAACTGATCATATAAAAGGGCTTCCAACTGCAGGAAGGCGTCGGATGAATGTTGAAGAG GAAATCGATGGTGGTGTTCCAGCCCCGGCTCAATTAGTTAGAACAAGGCTTGGAGGAAGGAAAATGATGATTAAAGGGGAGGGTTTGAAAGGAGACGATTCAAAGATTGAAGGTTCAGCCCAATATTCTGTTGGAAATTGTACGGATGGAGCGAAGGGAATTCTCAACGTTTCTCGTAAAGTGCGTAAAAGTGGTCCTCGAGCTATGGACGTCAAAATCGCAGGTTTTGCAGCACTTAATGCTGATTATCATGTCCCGAAACCTCACccacctaagaataattaa